In a genomic window of Ipomoea triloba cultivar NCNSP0323 chromosome 3, ASM357664v1:
- the LOC116013687 gene encoding potassium transporter 2-like, which translates to MDLENGKCWDTAKKSSWKTTLILAYQSLGVVYGDLSISPIYVYKSTFAEDIHHSETNEEIFGVLSFVFWTLTLVPLFKYVFIVLRADDNGEGGTFALYSLICRHAKVSLLPNRQISDEALSTYKLEPPPEAKNSSKVKMVLEKHRSLHTALLILVLLGTCMVIGDGLLTPAISVFSAVSGLELSMSKDHHQYAVIPITCVILVCLFALQHYGTHRIGFAFAPVVLTWLLCISALGLYNIFHWNPHIYKALSPYYMVKFLKKTRQRGWMSLGGILLCITGSEAMFADLGHFSYAAIQIAFTFLVYPALILAYMGQAAFLSRHHHTIHQIGFYVSVPESVRWPVLVVAILASVVGSQAIISGTFSIINQSQSLGCFPRVKVVHTSDEIHGQVYIPEINWILMILCVAVTIGFRDTKHMGNASGLAVMAVMLVTTCLTSLVIILCWHKPPILALCFLLLFGSIELLYFAASLIKFLEGAWLPILLSLFLLTVMFVWHYATIKKYEFDLQNKVSLEWLLALGPSLGISRVPGIGLVFTDLTSGIPANFSRFVTNLPAFHGILVFVCIKSVPVPFVPPAERYLVGRVGPASHRSYRCIVRYGYRDVHQDVDSFESELVSILADFIRYDWYKSHGVIDDVDGDAPAGASPAEYQLAVIGTVALSRSPAFDADDESVQPASVSAGFPTVESVTEMLPPPPPAAAASGKRVRFAVDEESASEVDSRSEMEIQMQSELEELYAAQQAGIAFILGHSHVRTKQGSSLFKRLAINFGYNFLRRNCRGTDVSLKVPPASLLEVGMVYVV; encoded by the exons ATGGATCTTGAGAATGGCAAGTGTTGGGACACTGCAAAG AAGAGTTCATGGAAGACGACGTTGATTCTAGCATACCAAAGCCTCGGGGTGGTGTATGGGGATCTCAGTATCTCCCCTATCTATGTCTACAAGAGCACATTTGCAGAAGACATTCATCACTCGGAGACGAATGAAGAAATCTTTGGTGTTCTGTCGTTTGTTTTCTGGACTTTAACTCTTGTCCCTCTATTCAAGTATGTGTTTATAGTGCTTCGAGCTGACGATAATGGAGAGG GTGGCACTTTTGCACTGTATTCTCTGATATGCAGGCATGCCAAAGTTAGCCTTCTCCCAAACCGACAGATTTCTGATGAGGCTCTTTCCACTTATAAACTCGAGCCCCCACCCGAGGCCAAGAACAGCTCGAAGGTGAAAATGGTGCTCGAAAAGCACAGATCACTGCACACTGCACTGCTAATCTTGGTTCTGCTTGGCACTTGTATGGTCATCGGAGATGGACTGCTTACTCCAGCCATATCGG TTTTCTCTGCAGTTTCTGGCCTCGAGTTATCCATGTCTAAAGATCACCACCAGT ATGCTGTGATTCCTATTACCTGTGTCATCCTAGTATGCCTGTTCGCGTTACAACATTATGGGACTCATCGAATTGGTTTTGCTTTCGCCCCGGTTGTGCTTACTTGGCTGCTCTGCATCAGTGCTCTTGGATTGTATAACATCTTCCACTGGAATCCCCATATATACAAGGCTCTTTCCCCTTATTACATGGttaagttcttgaagaagacTAGACAAAGAGGGTGGATGTCATTGGGAGGAATTCTTCTCTGCATTACTG GATCTGAAGCAATGTTTGCTGATCTTGGTCACTTCTCATATGCTGCAATTCAG ATTGCTTTCACCTTTCTGGTTTATCCAGCACTGATCTTAGCATACATGGGCCAAGCAGCTTTTCTATCAAGGCATCATCACACCATTCACCAGATTGGTTTCTATGTATCAGTTCCAG AAAGCGTGAGGTGGCCGGTGCTTGTCGTCGCCATTCTGGCGTCGGTCGTCGGCAGTCAGGCAATCATCAGTGGAACATTCTCAATCATCAACCAGAGCCAATCCCTAGGTTGTTTCCCAAGAGTCAAGGTGGTTCACACCTCTGATGAAATACATGGGCAGGTTTACATCCCAGAGATCAACTGGATACTAATGATCCTTTGTGTTGCTGTGACCATTGGATTTAGAGACACAAAGCACATGGGGAATGCATCAG GATTAGCAGTGATGGCAGTGATGCTGGTGACTACATGCCTCACTTCACTAGTCATCATCCTCTGCTGGCACAAACCTCCCATCCTCGCTCTCtgcttcctcctcctcttcggCTCCATCGAGCTTCTCTACTTCGCCGCCTCCCTCATCAAGTTCCTCGAAGGCGCCTGGCTCCCCATCCTCCTCTCCCTCTTCCTCCTCACCGTCATGTTCGTCTGGCACTACGCCACCATCAAAAAATACGAATTCGATCTCCAGAACAAAGTCTCCCTCGAATGGCTCCTCGCCCTAGGCCCCAGCCTCGGCATTTCTCGAGTCCCCGGAATCGGCCTGGTTTTCACCGATCTCACCTCCGGAATTCCCGCTAACTTTTCCCGGTTCGTAACTAACCTCCCCGCTTTTCACGGAATTCTGGTATTCGTCTGTATTAAATCGGTTCCGGTCCCGTTTGTCCCGCCCGCGGAACGGTATCTGGTCGGACGGGTGGGCCCCGCGTCTCACCGCTCGTATCGGTGTATTGTCCGGTACGGCTACCGGGATGTTCACCAGGACGTGGATTCATTCGAATCGGAGCTTGTGAGTATTCTCGCGGATTTTATCCGCTACGATTGGTACAAATCTCACGGCGTCATCGACGACGTCGACGGCGACGCGCCAGCCGGCGCGTCGCCGGCGGAATACCAGCTGGCCGTGATCGGAACCGTCGCGCTCTCCAGATCGCCGGCGTTCGACGCCGACGACGAAAGCGTACAGCCGGCGAGCGTTTCCGCGGGGTTCCCCACGGTGGAGAGCGTGACGGAGATgttgccgccgccgccgcctgcggCGGCGGCGTCGGGGAAACGAGTTAGGTTTGCGGTGGACGAGGAATCTGCTTCGGAGGTGGATTCGCGGTCGGAAATGGAGATTCAGATGCAATCGGAGCTGGAAGAGCTTTACGCGGCGCAACAGGCGGGCATAGCATTCATTCTCGGACATTCGCACGTGAGAACGAAACAAGGATCGTCTCTTTTCAAACGATTGGCCATTAATTTCGGGTATAATTTTCTGAGGAGGAATTGCAGGGGCACAGATGTGTCGTTGAAGGTCCCGCCGGCGTCTCTTCTTGAAGTTGGGATGGTTTATgttgtttga